A genomic segment from Gracilinanus agilis isolate LMUSP501 chromosome 1, AgileGrace, whole genome shotgun sequence encodes:
- the RALA gene encoding ras-related protein Ral-A, producing MAANKPKGQNSLALHKVIMVGSGGVGKSALTLQFMYDEFVEDYEPTKADSYRKKVVLDGEEVQIDILDTAGQEDYAAIRDNYFRSGEGFLCVFSITELESFAATADFREQILRVKEDENVPFLLVGNKSDLEDKRQVSIEDAKNRADQWNVNYVETSAKTRANVDKVFFDLMREIRARKMEDSKEKNGKKKRKSLAKRLRERCCIL from the exons ATGGCGGCCAACAAGCCCAAAGGCCAGAACTCTTTGGCTTTGCACAAGGTCATCATGGTGGGCAGCGGCGGTGTGGGCAAGTCCGCGCTGACGCTGCAGTTCATGTACGACGAG TTCGTGGAGGACTACGAGCCCACCAAAGCCGACAGCTACAGGAAGAAGGTGGTCCTGGACGGGGAGGAGGTCCAGATCGACATTCTGGACACGGCCGGCCAGGAGGACTACGCGGCCATCCGAGACAACTACTTCCGGAGCGGGGAGGGCTTCCTGTGTGTCTTCTCCATAACGGAGCTCGAGTCCTTCGCGGCGACGGCCGACTTCAG gGAGCAGATCCTGAGGGTCAAGGAGGACGAGAACGTGCCCTTCCTTCTCGTGGGGAACAAATCCGATTTAGAAGATAAAAGACAAGTTTCTATAGAAGACGCCAAAAACCGAGCTGATCAGTGGAACGTCAACTACGTGGAGACGTCGGCCAAGACCCGCGCCAACGTTGATAAG GTATTTTTTGATTTGATGAGGGAAATCCGAGCGCGAAAGATGGAGGACAGCAAAGAGAAGAACGgcaagaagaagaggaaaagcctGGCCAAGCGGCTCCGCGAGCGCTGCTGCATCTTATAA